In Ruminococcaceae bacterium BL-4, one DNA window encodes the following:
- a CDS encoding protein of unknown function (Evidence 5 : Unknown function) gives MPNIFQTVITPNKSMRKSKPLLAHYKSTSLSPILLELRSLFINFNSLNLNKDNNTIHATSGHPLKMDVRLSKLD, from the coding sequence ATGCCAAACATTTTTCAAACGGTGATAACTCCGAACAAGTCAATGCGGAAATCGAAACCTTTATTGGCTCATTATAAAAGCACTTCCTTGTCCCCCATTTTGCTCGAACTTCGTAGTTTATTTATTAATTTCAATTCTTTAAACCTTAATAAAGACAATAACACGATTCATGCAACAAGCGGACACCCATTAAAAATGGATGTCCGCTTGTCTAAATTAGACTAA
- a CDS encoding conserved protein of unknown function (Evidence 4 : Unknown function but conserved in other organisms) has protein sequence MYERLLDKNVPPSEDFIKKYLGTESYHNLLELEKYLNAHYDLKKEIKFPFGNSYGWGYKYSHKSSHLCYAFFESGAFTITLQLGDSCVAAVNKILPTLSAKANELWKNRYHCGKQGGWIHYRVISTDELSDIFSLIAAKKKTAK, from the coding sequence ATGTATGAACGATTATTAGATAAAAATGTTCCCCCTTCTGAAGATTTTATCAAAAAGTATCTTGGGACAGAAAGCTATCATAATTTGCTGGAACTTGAAAAATATCTTAATGCCCATTACGATTTAAAAAAAGAAATAAAATTTCCTTTTGGCAATAGCTATGGTTGGGGCTACAAATATAGTCACAAATCGAGCCATTTATGTTATGCTTTTTTTGAATCGGGAGCATTTACAATAACATTGCAACTTGGTGATTCCTGCGTCGCGGCTGTAAACAAGATACTGCCTACTTTATCGGCAAAAGCAAATGAGTTATGGAAAAATCGCTATCATTGCGGTAAACAGGGTGGCTGGATTCATTACAGAGTTATTAGTACCGATGAACTAAGTGATATTTTTTCCTTAATTGCGGCAAAGAAGAAAACAGCCAAGTAA
- a CDS encoding Isoprenylcysteine carboxyl methyltransferase, giving the protein MLKYEEKLHFDKYYNKLQSSSVLHKVISLVCDVAGYIVLYYFIKYIFTSLPDFRPWNNFMPWFSLGGVLFSKIDLIYFTYGLILICYGTIKLSKITMENHSVRNEKSNTPERLLVTGYYAKVRHPMYGTFIILQAGFMLSLRSLGGIIIACIIFAFQYVNAVVEEKRLLLPTFGEEYKTYVQNVGRMLLTRSEVVALSLIMLLSAVGFLF; this is encoded by the coding sequence ATGCTAAAATATGAAGAAAAGCTTCATTTTGATAAATACTATAATAAATTGCAATCATCCAGCGTACTTCACAAAGTCATAAGTTTAGTTTGCGATGTTGCAGGATATATTGTACTTTATTATTTTATCAAATATATTTTCACCTCTTTACCAGATTTTCGTCCATGGAACAACTTTATGCCCTGGTTCTCTTTGGGCGGAGTATTATTTTCAAAAATTGATTTGATCTATTTTACATACGGACTGATTCTTATCTGTTATGGCACCATAAAGCTTTCAAAAATAACGATGGAGAATCATAGCGTAAGAAACGAAAAAAGTAACACCCCAGAAAGACTACTGGTAACCGGATATTATGCAAAAGTTCGTCATCCGATGTATGGGACTTTCATAATACTGCAGGCTGGTTTTATGCTTTCTCTGCGCTCTTTAGGCGGAATAATCATTGCATGCATTATTTTTGCCTTTCAATATGTGAATGCGGTTGTTGAAGAAAAGAGACTGCTCCTTCCCACTTTTGGTGAAGAATATAAAACTTATGTTCAGAATGTTGGGCGTATGCTTTTAACAAGGTCTGAAGTTGTAGCTCTTTCTTTAATTATGTTGCTTAGTGCTGTTGGCTTCCTATTTTGA
- the bdhJ gene encoding NADH-dependent butanol dehydrogenase (Evidence 2a : Function from experimental evidences in other organisms; PubMedId : 1385386, 2673038, 9643546, 11466286, 15317791; Product type e : enzyme), with amino-acid sequence MKNFDYHIPTDVYFGKGQINKLGQRMSSIAKKVLLVYGGGSIKRIGLYDQIMEQLKQAGITVFELSGVEPNPRIQTVKKGVAICKQEDIEGVLAAGGGSTIDCAKVVSAGACYDGDPWDLVLDSNKIKKVLPIAAILTLAATGSEMDGFAVISDMDKNEKWGTGNELTKPVFSIMDPQYTFSVSKYQTAAGSSDIMSHTFENYFNNTKGAFLQARIAEGILKTVIKYAPIAVEHPDDYEARANLMWASSLAINGLIRYGEGTAWTVHPMEHELSAFYDITHGAGLALLTPYWMEYILSEKTVGKFAEYGVNVWGIDSSKEPMAIAKEAIAKTREFFNMIGMPSHLKELGIDQTHFDIMSEKAANGGLAYGFVPLTKKDVKKIYAMAL; translated from the coding sequence ATGAAAAATTTTGATTACCATATTCCAACCGATGTGTATTTTGGAAAGGGTCAGATCAACAAACTTGGACAGAGAATGTCCTCTATTGCAAAGAAAGTACTTCTCGTCTATGGCGGTGGAAGCATCAAAAGAATAGGCTTGTATGATCAGATTATGGAACAGCTGAAACAAGCCGGCATCACGGTATTTGAACTTTCCGGTGTCGAACCTAATCCACGGATTCAGACCGTAAAAAAAGGAGTTGCAATCTGCAAACAGGAAGACATTGAAGGCGTTCTGGCGGCTGGCGGCGGCAGTACAATAGACTGTGCCAAAGTTGTTTCGGCAGGCGCCTGCTACGATGGTGACCCATGGGATCTTGTCCTAGACAGCAATAAAATTAAAAAAGTGCTTCCTATTGCCGCCATACTTACTCTAGCGGCCACTGGTTCTGAAATGGACGGTTTTGCAGTTATCTCCGATATGGATAAAAACGAAAAATGGGGTACCGGAAATGAATTAACGAAGCCTGTATTCTCAATTATGGATCCCCAGTACACATTCAGCGTTTCCAAATATCAAACTGCTGCGGGCTCTTCTGATATCATGAGCCATACTTTTGAAAACTATTTTAATAACACAAAAGGTGCTTTTCTCCAAGCACGCATTGCGGAAGGCATTCTTAAGACTGTCATAAAATATGCGCCGATTGCAGTCGAACATCCTGATGACTATGAGGCCCGCGCAAATCTCATGTGGGCATCCAGTTTGGCAATCAATGGCCTGATCCGTTATGGAGAAGGCACAGCATGGACTGTGCATCCTATGGAGCATGAATTGAGCGCATTCTATGATATAACTCATGGTGCAGGACTTGCCCTTTTAACTCCGTACTGGATGGAATATATTCTCAGTGAGAAAACGGTCGGCAAGTTTGCGGAATATGGTGTAAATGTGTGGGGTATTGATTCATCCAAAGAACCAATGGCTATTGCAAAGGAAGCTATTGCGAAAACCAGAGAGTTCTTTAACATGATTGGAATGCCTAGCCACCTCAAAGAACTTGGCATTGATCAGACTCACTTTGACATCATGTCTGAAAAGGCTGCCAATGGTGGACTTGCATATGGATTTGTGCCACTTACCAAAAAAGACGTTAAAAAAATATACGCCATGGCTTTATAA
- a CDS encoding Uncharacterized HTH-type transcriptional regulator AF_1627: MENKVKEYREKFGYSQGQLAELANVSRQTINPLETGKYNPSIFLAYKLSKTFHVSIEELFLFEENK, translated from the coding sequence TTGGAAAACAAGGTGAAAGAATACAGAGAAAAGTTTGGATATTCTCAAGGACAATTAGCCGAACTTGCCAATGTATCACGCCAGACTATAAATCCATTGGAAACCGGTAAATATAATCCATCTATTTTTCTTGCCTACAAGCTTTCAAAAACATTTCATGTGTCAATTGAAGAATTATTTTTATTTGAGGAAAACAAGTAA
- a CDS encoding protein of unknown function (Evidence 5 : Unknown function) — translation MSEKSYNVQQENLNFQTISEFKWCMKAHGELEFVWKNKSYSITHPDGKISICQGDHYAEAFDAETPDEILDFLIDGVKLRNIITKVTVIDRTV, via the coding sequence ATGAGTGAAAAATCATATAACGTCCAGCAGGAAAATCTAAATTTTCAAACAATCAGTGAGTTTAAATGGTGTATGAAAGCTCACGGAGAGCTTGAATTTGTCTGGAAAAATAAGTCTTACAGCATTACACATCCTGATGGAAAAATTAGTATTTGCCAAGGAGATCATTATGCCGAAGCCTTTGATGCCGAAACTCCTGATGAGATTTTGGATTTTTTGATTGATGGAGTAAAGCTTCGCAACATTATTACAAAGGTAACGGTAATAGATAGAACGGTTTAA
- a CDS encoding FMN_red domain-containing protein, giving the protein MKITVINGTPQKGVTYHMKEMFLDHLRDGNEITEFYPEDIPPFCVGCKTCFLRGEQLCPHAAKTMPIWEAMLKSDLLVFAYPVYALRAPASIKSLLDHLCVHWMVHRPDTQMFSKTAVILTNSVGAPNGSAQKDVKTSLSWIGVSNVYTCGAGMMGDVIWNKISDEHIKMLERKTAKMYEKIRVLKPQRMKLRERVQFFACKQIHKMALKSEQTPSLDNQHYIDHGWIKAK; this is encoded by the coding sequence ATGAAAATTACAGTTATAAATGGGACACCGCAAAAAGGTGTTACATATCACATGAAGGAAATGTTTCTCGACCATTTAAGGGACGGAAATGAGATTACAGAGTTCTATCCTGAAGACATCCCCCCCTTCTGCGTCGGATGTAAGACCTGTTTTCTCCGAGGAGAGCAGCTATGTCCGCACGCAGCGAAAACGATGCCAATTTGGGAAGCTATGCTGAAATCTGATCTATTAGTTTTTGCCTATCCTGTATATGCACTTAGAGCTCCAGCGTCGATTAAATCACTGCTGGATCATCTCTGTGTTCATTGGATGGTTCACAGACCCGACACACAAATGTTTTCCAAGACGGCGGTAATTCTCACAAACAGCGTTGGCGCTCCCAACGGCTCAGCGCAAAAGGATGTCAAGACGAGTCTCTCGTGGATTGGCGTCTCCAACGTTTACACTTGTGGAGCCGGCATGATGGGCGATGTTATATGGAACAAGATTTCAGATGAACACATCAAAATGCTGGAAAGAAAAACAGCCAAGATGTATGAAAAGATTAGGGTCCTAAAACCACAGCGTATGAAGTTACGGGAACGCGTTCAGTTTTTCGCCTGCAAACAGATTCACAAAATGGCACTGAAAAGTGAACAGACGCCGAGTCTTGACAATCAGCATTATATAGATCACGGATGGATAAAAGCAAAGTAG
- a CDS encoding ABC transporter permease: MRNPLKKRLPRELKQNVGKYISLFLFLVLTIGFVSGFLVADNSMVKTYNESFEKYNIEDGHFTLGKKADDDLTSKLENQNISISELFYKDITLKDNNSIRIFKDRTDINKVCLMEGTIPTEDNQIAIDRLYAQNNKISVGDTLKLDNKAYTISGTIALSDYSALFKNNSDMMLDAKRFCVAIVSDKAYNSISNNSEKYCYAWRNNDQTLSKQMQSDKADDIEDLLKDSGMLTDFIKRSDNQAIQFTGDDMGSDRSMMTYLLYVVIVVLAFVFAVTTKSTVEQEASVIGTLRASGYSRGELLRHYLTLPMLVTLAAAVIGNIIGYTFMKDICAGMYYHSYSLPTYTTIWNADAFIKTTVIPCIIILLVNLLVLIRTLSLPPLQFLRHNLKHKQKKKVIKLPEWKFITRFRLRIILQNLPAYITLFFGILFASVLLLYGMIMSPLLSNFKADVQKSDIADYQYILKAPSETNYADAEKYCVTSLNIKNDGEKITVYGIADHSTYLSNLSLPQKSGDVIVSDGYLEKYGLKVGDSITLQKEYENKSYTFTIAGHYNYPAALTVFMSQDTFNDTFGYDADYFSGYFSNKKLTDINDAYIASVITSDDLTVVADQLDDSMGFMFPMLCGFSAILYMLLMYLLAKLIVEKNAQAISMVKILGYNNKEAGKLYNTATTIVVGLSLIISLPLSCLIMKELYYIFMKKINGWLTFYIAPWIHPAMLGIGVVCYLLVFLIQMKKVRKIPMAQALKNME; encoded by the coding sequence ATGAGAAATCCACTTAAAAAACGCCTGCCAAGGGAACTTAAACAAAATGTTGGAAAATATATTTCTTTATTTTTGTTTCTTGTGCTGACCATCGGATTTGTTTCGGGTTTTCTGGTGGCAGACAACAGTATGGTAAAAACTTATAATGAAAGCTTCGAAAAATACAATATTGAGGATGGGCATTTCACCCTTGGGAAAAAAGCGGACGATGACCTGACCAGTAAACTTGAAAATCAAAACATTTCTATTTCCGAGTTGTTCTATAAAGATATCACACTTAAAGACAATAATTCCATCCGTATTTTTAAAGACCGCACCGATATAAACAAGGTTTGCCTTATGGAAGGTACGATACCCACAGAGGACAACCAGATTGCAATTGATCGCCTGTATGCGCAAAACAACAAGATTTCCGTTGGCGACACTTTAAAGCTTGACAACAAAGCCTATACCATTAGTGGAACTATCGCTCTGTCTGATTACAGCGCACTTTTCAAGAACAATTCGGATATGATGCTGGATGCCAAACGCTTTTGTGTGGCTATTGTTTCAGACAAAGCGTATAACAGCATCAGTAACAACAGTGAAAAATACTGCTACGCATGGAGAAATAATGACCAAACATTAAGCAAACAAATGCAGTCTGATAAGGCTGATGATATAGAGGATCTATTAAAGGACAGCGGGATGCTTACTGACTTTATTAAACGCTCTGATAATCAAGCGATACAGTTCACGGGTGACGATATGGGCAGTGACCGATCCATGATGACATACCTTTTATATGTTGTGATCGTTGTTCTCGCCTTTGTATTCGCTGTCACGACTAAAAGCACTGTGGAGCAGGAAGCCTCTGTTATTGGTACGCTTCGTGCTTCCGGTTACAGCCGTGGAGAACTTCTGCGGCACTATTTGACACTCCCGATGCTGGTAACACTTGCAGCAGCAGTTATTGGCAACATCATCGGATATACTTTCATGAAAGACATCTGTGCCGGAATGTATTACCACAGTTATTCGCTGCCGACCTATACCACAATCTGGAATGCCGACGCTTTTATAAAAACCACAGTAATTCCATGTATCATTATTCTGCTCGTTAATTTGCTGGTATTAATAAGAACACTTTCTCTTCCGCCGCTTCAATTTTTGCGGCATAATCTGAAACATAAACAAAAGAAAAAGGTTATAAAACTGCCGGAATGGAAATTTATTACTCGTTTCCGTCTAAGGATTATTCTGCAGAATTTGCCGGCATACATAACACTCTTTTTCGGGATTCTGTTTGCAAGCGTTCTTTTGCTTTATGGGATGATTATGTCTCCCCTATTGTCCAATTTCAAAGCCGATGTGCAGAAATCGGACATTGCAGACTATCAGTATATTTTGAAAGCCCCCTCTGAAACAAATTATGCGGACGCTGAAAAATACTGTGTGACCTCACTGAATATCAAAAACGATGGTGAAAAAATCACTGTTTACGGTATTGCCGATCATTCCACCTATCTTTCCAATCTGTCCCTTCCTCAAAAATCCGGCGATGTAATCGTTTCAGACGGCTACCTTGAAAAATACGGATTAAAGGTCGGTGACAGCATCACGCTCCAAAAGGAATATGAAAATAAAAGCTATACATTCACCATTGCTGGTCATTATAATTATCCAGCAGCACTTACCGTATTTATGTCACAGGATACTTTCAATGATACCTTTGGCTATGATGCTGACTATTTCAGCGGCTATTTCTCGAATAAAAAGCTGACGGATATCAATGATGCTTATATTGCTTCCGTTATCACATCTGACGATCTGACTGTTGTTGCAGATCAGCTCGATGATTCCATGGGTTTTATGTTCCCTATGCTCTGTGGCTTTTCGGCAATCCTGTATATGCTCCTGATGTATCTGTTGGCAAAATTGATCGTTGAAAAAAATGCACAGGCAATTTCCATGGTGAAAATTCTTGGATACAACAATAAAGAAGCCGGAAAGCTCTACAATACTGCTACGACGATTGTGGTCGGCTTATCCCTTATCATCAGTCTACCGCTCTCCTGCCTTATTATGAAGGAGTTATATTATATTTTCATGAAGAAAATAAATGGATGGCTTACTTTCTATATTGCACCGTGGATTCATCCGGCTATGCTCGGGATAGGCGTTGTGTGCTATCTGCTTGTATTCCTGATTCAGATGAAAAAAGTACGCAAAATTCCAATGGCACAGGCACTCAAAAACATGGAATAA
- a CDS encoding DrsE domain-containing protein, translating into MENANRLNILWTNADILTSDKMVMMYATNSILEHWWDSVTVIIWGATAKLVAENEFIQNKIKIAQNVGVHFSACRACAEQLGVYDKLVDLGIDVLYWGEGLTNILKNEEKLITI; encoded by the coding sequence TTGGAAAATGCAAATCGACTTAATATTCTCTGGACAAACGCAGATATTCTGACCTCTGACAAAATGGTAATGATGTATGCGACAAACAGTATACTGGAACATTGGTGGGACTCAGTAACCGTCATTATCTGGGGTGCTACCGCTAAATTAGTTGCAGAAAATGAGTTTATCCAGAACAAAATCAAAATTGCCCAAAATGTAGGTGTACATTTTTCAGCATGCAGAGCATGCGCAGAACAATTAGGGGTATATGATAAACTTGTTGATCTTGGCATAGATGTCCTCTATTGGGGCGAAGGATTAACGAATATCCTTAAGAATGAAGAAAAATTGATTACAATTTAA
- a CDS encoding Alpha/beta hydrolase: protein MQKGDYDLEHKRIHSENGDVHYWIQRNKDSAARCIVFTHGVTADHSMFEKQINYLERKYTIITWDIPLHGLSRPYQNFTYRQTAIELKAILDKEKIDTVVLVGMSLGGYPSQMFAALFPDMVAGFVALDTTPFGLAYYSKTDLWWLKRVKPMAKLFPCNVLRKSMAKSVSKTKYSYEKMMEILKSSTKEQIIEQMDIAYGKFSTENRDVNFSFPVLILLGESDHTGKVKQYCQAWSAKTGYPMHIIKNAKHFSNGDNSEQVNAEIETFIGSL from the coding sequence ATGCAGAAAGGTGACTATGATTTGGAACATAAAAGGATTCATTCTGAGAATGGAGATGTACACTACTGGATTCAGAGAAACAAAGACAGTGCTGCAAGGTGCATTGTCTTTACACATGGTGTAACTGCCGATCACAGCATGTTTGAAAAACAAATTAATTATCTTGAACGCAAATATACGATAATTACATGGGATATTCCTTTACATGGATTGTCACGACCATATCAAAATTTTACATATCGGCAAACTGCAATAGAGTTAAAAGCCATACTGGATAAAGAGAAAATTGATACCGTGGTTTTGGTTGGGATGTCCCTGGGCGGATATCCATCTCAAATGTTTGCAGCTTTGTTTCCAGACATGGTAGCAGGTTTTGTTGCACTGGATACAACCCCTTTTGGGCTTGCATACTACTCAAAAACCGATTTGTGGTGGTTAAAACGAGTTAAACCAATGGCAAAATTGTTTCCCTGTAATGTACTGCGCAAAAGTATGGCCAAGTCAGTCTCAAAAACAAAATATTCGTATGAAAAGATGATGGAAATACTAAAATCATCTACAAAAGAACAGATCATTGAACAGATGGATATTGCCTATGGAAAATTTTCTACTGAAAACAGAGATGTAAATTTTTCCTTTCCTGTGTTGATACTGCTGGGCGAAAGCGATCATACCGGAAAAGTAAAGCAATACTGTCAGGCGTGGTCAGCCAAGACCGGGTATCCAATGCACATTATCAAAAATGCCAAACATTTTTCAAACGGTGATAACTCCGAACAAGTCAATGCGGAAATCGAAACCTTTATTGGCTCATTATAA
- a CDS encoding protein of unknown function (Evidence 5 : Unknown function), which translates to MANVKIMIFFILYFMVYHPCQLLLDGIPAGFFIALFAHE; encoded by the coding sequence ATGGCAAATGTCAAAATTATGATTTTTTTTATTTTGTATTTCATGGTTTATCATCCCTGCCAGTTATTATTAGACGGCATCCCTGCCGGTTTCTTTATCGCGCTTTTTGCCCATGAATAA
- a CDS encoding HTH tetR-type domain-containing protein, producing the protein MRKEKMTARKMQAVESKKKIFKCADELFRQYGFEDVTVDDIMKKVGMSKGAFYVHFTSKDALLTSYISEYVNQADMSYETILEFSSDDTAVSDILLKIVTQIADNITENVGYDRIKIAYRIQLEKTVDTDMLLNHDRQIYRTFSTLIGRGMQKGEFRTNIPAESVADHLIMAIRGATYEWCIRYPDFNLKNHLLQHFQILLCGIKKR; encoded by the coding sequence ATGCGAAAAGAAAAGATGACCGCCCGGAAAATGCAGGCGGTTGAATCTAAAAAGAAAATATTCAAATGCGCCGACGAACTCTTTCGTCAATATGGCTTTGAGGATGTAACCGTGGACGACATCATGAAAAAGGTGGGCATGTCAAAAGGGGCATTTTATGTTCATTTTACTTCCAAAGACGCGTTGCTGACCTCCTATATTTCAGAATATGTTAATCAGGCAGACATGAGTTATGAAACGATCTTAGAATTCTCTTCCGATGATACTGCGGTTTCGGATATTTTACTTAAAATTGTTACGCAAATTGCCGACAATATTACGGAAAATGTCGGGTATGACCGGATCAAGATTGCCTACCGGATTCAGTTGGAGAAAACGGTTGATACTGATATGCTGCTCAACCATGATCGACAGATTTACCGGACGTTTAGTACGCTGATTGGGCGAGGAATGCAGAAGGGAGAATTCCGAACGAACATCCCCGCAGAAAGCGTCGCCGATCATCTGATCATGGCCATTCGGGGAGCCACTTATGAATGGTGCATTCGGTATCCTGATTTCAATTTAAAAAATCATTTGCTCCAACATTTTCAAATACTTCTGTGCGGAATTAAAAAAAGGTAG
- a CDS encoding exported protein of unknown function (Evidence 5 : Unknown function) has product MKYKIKKIIILTFAICFLAAIPVLFSVTAKAAEYVQLGMPVISIMERDHATCTSVEFGGREWYVIAYNGDGVASDKGTMTLLTKETQGTTVFDDGQNLYYNDGKPRASNLDYNGSTLQSRLIKLLNSFDSREKEFIKSRTLDDIYPKAVNQYLWPLSEMEYINIHGVIPVDTTGCAGWWLRSEVGWGVDIIDYINTINLDKYSNVNYIRPACILDLSSIFLISSDAGGKSNTTGAKLSEPVPAAGTLKFTFLNPTQHLSLKTNSISGWGGDTVSIGYSGATTGANQYVSAMIMDENGKLIYYGRLKSVPNAADSEGTVQVTLPLDFDSSRDKLKLFSEQVNGDHLSDFASSAITVSVDSHYKIFAVAGSGGSISPSDSTAVKPGENQTYTLTPDQNYAVAEVFVDDILIDDSVLASGDGNSKSYTFSEVGKNHSIIATFAKQNDLPGATRTNSSSSDSASSGGVLTSGDGNSKSYTSSEAPENRSIITTFAKQSDLPQTIRTNASSFDDVSSEGVTSSLGTSSKSSSSFDDTSVSRNTLSSQAPSSAASDSKTDDSSTPIFLTWIAVISSAAVLLFLIFRKRHLHINR; this is encoded by the coding sequence ATGAAATACAAAATAAAAAAAATCATAATTTTGACATTTGCCATTTGCTTTTTGGCAGCTATTCCGGTACTATTCTCTGTTACGGCCAAGGCTGCGGAATATGTCCAATTGGGTATGCCGGTTATTTCAATTATGGAGAGAGATCATGCAACATGCACCAGTGTCGAATTTGGGGGCAGAGAGTGGTATGTGATTGCCTATAATGGTGATGGTGTGGCATCAGATAAGGGAACGATGACGCTGCTGACAAAAGAGACACAAGGAACCACAGTCTTTGACGATGGACAAAATTTATATTATAACGACGGAAAACCAAGGGCTTCTAATCTTGATTATAACGGAAGTACTTTACAGTCCAGGTTGATTAAACTTTTAAACAGTTTTGACAGTCGTGAAAAAGAGTTTATAAAAAGCCGTACTTTAGATGATATATATCCTAAAGCGGTAAACCAGTATTTATGGCCGCTAAGCGAAATGGAATATATAAACATTCACGGGGTCATCCCTGTAGATACTACGGGATGTGCCGGTTGGTGGCTTCGTTCAGAAGTTGGCTGGGGCGTGGATATTATCGACTATATAAATACAATAAATTTAGATAAATACAGTAACGTCAATTACATCCGGCCTGCATGCATTTTGGATTTATCTTCTATTTTTCTGATTTCTTCCGATGCGGGGGGAAAATCAAACACAACGGGAGCGAAACTTTCAGAGCCAGTTCCTGCTGCCGGCACATTGAAGTTTACATTTTTGAATCCTACGCAGCATCTTTCGCTTAAAACAAACAGCATCAGTGGTTGGGGTGGAGACACCGTTTCTATCGGATATTCGGGCGCAACGACCGGAGCAAACCAATATGTCAGTGCAATGATTATGGACGAAAATGGCAAATTGATTTATTACGGGCGGTTAAAATCGGTGCCGAACGCAGCAGATTCCGAAGGTACCGTTCAAGTTACGCTTCCTCTCGATTTTGATAGCAGCAGAGACAAACTCAAGCTTTTTTCCGAGCAGGTCAATGGTGATCATCTGTCTGATTTTGCAAGTTCTGCGATAACGGTAAGCGTCGATTCACATTATAAGATTTTTGCTGTTGCGGGAAGCGGAGGCAGTATATCACCCTCCGATTCAACTGCTGTCAAACCCGGCGAAAATCAGACTTATACCTTGACTCCGGACCAAAATTATGCTGTTGCCGAGGTCTTTGTAGACGACATATTGATTGATGACAGTGTTTTGGCGAGTGGTGATGGGAACAGCAAATCGTATACTTTTTCAGAGGTCGGAAAAAACCATTCAATTATTGCAACGTTTGCAAAACAGAACGATCTGCCCGGAGCCACAAGGACAAATAGTTCATCTTCTGATAGCGCATCGTCAGGTGGTGTTTTGACAAGTGGTGACGGAAACAGCAAATCATATACTTCTTCAGAGGCTCCCGAAAACCGTTCGATCATTACGACGTTTGCAAAACAGAGTGATTTGCCTCAAACCATAAGAACAAACGCTTCATCTTTTGACGATGTATCGTCAGAAGGTGTTACATCGTCGCTTGGAACATCCTCGAAAAGCAGCTCATCCTTTGATGATACATCTGTTTCCAGAAATACGTTATCCTCTCAGGCACCGTCTTCTGCTGCATCCGATTCTAAAACGGACGATAGTAGCACACCGATATTTCTGACATGGATTGCTGTAATTTCATCAGCGGCGGTATTGCTTTTCCTGATTTTCCGGAAGAGACATTTACACATTAATCGCTAA